tcaatcactgtctctccactccaccaatagctggcgtgtggtgagcgcactggcaccgttgtcctgtggctgccgtcgcatcatccaagtggatgctgcacactggtggtggtgtggagagacccccctcatgattgtgaagtgctttgggtgtacggccatacacaataaatgcgctatataaatacacattacattacatgtaatAGTACACATTTCTAAAACTACTTAGTACATTACGATTTCtgtgaaaaactactcaattactgtagtctGAGGATTTGCAATTTGTTACTTAACACCACTGGCTAGCAGTGTATATTTTGGTGTTGAGAGTGTGATATGAGGCTGTGATCCCCAACCATAACCTCCAAACCATTTAAACGCAGTGTCGGGAGCATGATCTGAGGGGTGGGGTAAAAACACTCACGCTTTCCGCAGGCCGGCTGCCAGGACCATGGCACTGTGGTGGTTGAAGCGCTTGATGATGGCGGAGTTGCTGTTTTCTCTGAGTGTTTTGTTGGCTGTGTTTGAGGCAGGGGGAGCCGCCGCTGTGCCGTAACCcttcataaacacacagagatCACCAGATTCAACACACAATACAAAACACAGATGAATGGACATacagtgggtacggaaagtattcagacccccttaaattgTTCACTCTTTGTTATACTTCAGCCATTTGCTAGAATCATTTAGGCTCAttgtttttcctcataaatgtacacacagcatgccagattgacagaaaaacacagaattgttggcATTTTTGCAGAGCATATTTCACCTCATCTAACGTTTTATCTTCGAGTGCAAGCAGATCCACCATTGGGTTCTTCACTCCCTGGGTCACCATAGACTTCAGGCCTGAGAATAACAAGAGAAACAAACAACATCAGAATATAATTACCAAAAACATTTAAGGAGACCTATTTAAGGTGCACGGATGAACCAAACAGTTCATTGAATTCTTATGAAGTACATTAAgttattaggcaaggcaagtttgttTATATAGCACAATGGTAAATCAAATTGCTTTATATAAATAAGAAttaaagaaacataaaatacaagaataagaaataaaatcaacaaagatgtgttaaaattgtgtaaaaacaagttttaaaaaaatctaaaagtcaCAAATAGTGCAATCATCATTTGTGcgattattattagttaatagattcagcggttgttatctgggaataacataccttggaaagtcacgactgaccaatcaaaatcaagtattccagaatAGAATTATTCCAACTATGGTGCTGTTGCATGCTCGATTCTCACTGGTTGATGAGCAATCTAAGGTGCGCcgttattgtcagataaatgcACAGATTAAGTAGTTCCGGCTGGTTTtgagcgcattacagctccatatcactacgctgaatgatttcagGTATTTCAATAGTCGAAAATCACATCACaacacaacagaaggctttggaggagatgtgtaagaaactagtgatacacacaggagcagtttgaggacaaaaacctgacaaataaaGTCTTAAGTACAACATCTGAACTAATTTAGCTGTGGTAAGCATAGTATAAACAGTATATTGCACTGGATTATTAGTAAATAATGCACCACCTAAGATGcgaaattaaaaaaaactcttaaagcaCTCATACCCTTCTCGTCCTGTTTGGCACACTCAGAGAAGATGTCCTGCTGGCCCGTGTTGATGCGATCTCTGTGGAAATAATGAGACTGAAAGAAACGTGTCCAGAACTCCTTCTCCGTCATGTTGTGAGGAACGTTCTCTGCGTATTTCTGCTTGACtgcaaataaaaacagaaagacACAGAAATCAACACATTTATAGCATTATTTGTAAGCCAAAATTCTTAGTCAATTACGCAGTCATAATTAAGGGAATACAGTTTCAATATTTACCTGTTTTATCATATCTATTTTTATTGACTGAGACAAGCTCaatgataaatgtaaaaaatatataaatgttctgTGTGAAAAGGGAGTGAAATTACATATTTTGTAGGACAGGCTATCGTAATGTTTAGACCGAATGTTTGACTGGACGAACTTTTCTTGATCCCACACCTTCCACAGAATATGAAATTATGCATAAATACACTTGAGAAACTTGATTTCAAGGGGACCTATTATggacaaaaatcacttttataaggggtttgaaTACAGTTGTGTGGTAAAAGTGTGTAAATATAACCAACTTGTAATAGTAAAATTAATTAACTGTATTTTTCATAATCagactgcagaaacactttgattgacattctccctttgtgcatgtcatcagaggggaaagccccgcccactagtgaccatctctccctcattagcatatgaggtcccactttatattaagtggccttaactaatatgtacttacacaggaattgatagtttgttacaatgtacttattgtgtaaatacatgtatttcttGTGTACTTCTGCTTGATAAAATAcacatatgtaattacatttgtaattaacttttgtaactacatttgtaaatacactgttgaccatcccttacaccttaacccacccttaaacctacccataacagcaaacctgtccataacccaacctctatcccaactcaagagcaccacaagtgttctcaaatacattataaacacagtaagtaaattgtatttattttttgatgtaagtacatagtagttaaggacacataatataaagtgggaccgcatATGATAATAGTCTTGTTTATGAATctaccactatgctgacacattggCATGTGTAGCTCTGCCCTGTTTTAAAAACAGAACAATctgatttgaatttaaagcgacagtgaccaaaacgccacaattcggatcaaagcctaaaaggagcAGATTCAAAAAGTTAtacaacattatttgtgtggtattttgagctgaaacttcacacacacgctctctagagacatcagagacttattttacatcttgttaaaaggGGTATAATAGGTCCCATACGGAAAGCTATCAGTTTATCAGGCACAGACCCAGTCAGTGTTTACAATGATTACAGTGATAGATTAAATAAGACCTTATTATTTGTCTTACCTGTAGGGTAAGTCCTGAAGATCGACTCgatgatgtcagaggtcagattGTACCGCAGGCCATTACAGCCGTCTGTCTGTGGTCTGATGTCGGCCTGTAACCACGAGGTTTACAAATGCTCTCATTAAACTGTCTGGGTTAAGAGTATTCTGAGAATAGTTTCTAAACACATTAGAAGTGTACTGCTGAAACACATTGCAAATAACTGTGAGAGCTGAACTGCAAAACATTTTTTCATCAATTCTGTGCTTAGGATTTTTGGGGCAGGGCTAAAGCTGTGGTTCAATTAGCATGGCTCCGCCCCTAACACTATGATAACTACTGCTTATTAGCGTAATTGGCTCTACTGCTCAATCTTCTTCCTTACTTCATTACTTGATTCTTATTGGTCAGTCGCGACATTAAAagatgttattcccagataacaaccgctgaataaCACAAACTCATCCGGGGTTATCAGATCATTTTGAGtgttagttaatgtgtttacatccatattttaatcatatttagaACTGTTGTTGTGACTTAATAATACGTAGGTTAGTCTATGCTCCATTCAgcagttttcatttctgtcagcattgttttaattaaaataataataaactattacagctcCAAACTATGTTTTGTGTCTGGTTTTTATGTTTCGTGGCAATTAACCGCCTAAAAAGCAGAATAAAGCACGTCTGTCCGGCTTTATTTTGCAATAACAAatgcctggatgtactttatttgTATATTGTAATGTCACCTTACCAGAACTTTAATCTCGTGATGTATTTCAACTCACCAGGAAGGCAGCAGAGATGCCCACTTCCTGTACGTTATTACTGGAGGGCGAGTGATCCACTGAATTGAGGCTCATCCGATTGGCCCAGAACTCCTCAGCGCTGATCACCTGACTCACCACCAGGTCCTTATAGAGCTGGAACAGAACGGGGTCTTCCTGCAACATCCTAAAACAGAAAACATCTGCAGGTCAAGCAATGTAAATAGATTTAATGATGCTATCGACTTTTTTTACTTTGCCCCATAATGCACAGAATGGCCAGAAGATTTGATTAGAAGCTAAAGTATAAGGTGACGtcaaaaaaaaattggggttaaCTTAAGGGGTTAATGCTAATGAgacaaattcaaatttaaaacacAGCCATCATGTGAGGAAAACAGTGGAAAGTGAAACATGCTGAGCGTCACCTGTTCTTCTCCTCCAGCTCTTTATTGGCCTTCTTCTTGAACTTGGGCAGGAGCTGCTGGAGAAGCTCTTTGGCGGCTTCTCTATCCTTCAGCGCTGTGCTCTCATTGGCGAAGTGAAAAGTGGTGTTTTCTCCTGTGTGCAGAACCAGCTGAAGCTGAATCTTGGCTTTACCGTCAGGACTGATCTTCTGGCCTGCAGAAGAAGACAGAAAATGAGGACTCTTATACTGTAGATAAAAACAAGCTACAAAGCAAACTGTTTACCAAGACTTGGTGAAAAGTGATATCTATGAGATTAAAACCATAATTATGACAAAGCTGTGACCAAAAAATAGAAGTAAACAGTTAAAATAAGttgaattacaaaataaaagtctttattaAAAGTTTTGAAGATTGCAAGATTAAGAAATAGGTCAAATTAAATGATACAGGTTTAAAATATGAGAtagaaaaattataattattgcataaaagtaaaaagaaagaaagatgcagGTCTAAATGAtgagatataaataaaaaaatctgaagtattgcataaaagtaaacataaataatgattattttgtATACACATAAAGCCTTTATACAAACAAGCATATACATATTTGAGAAAAagtttatatttacaaattaaatatttaatacaatatataaaaacataaatgttgggcaaagattaattcggattaattgcatccaaaataaaagtttattttgacataatatatatatgtgtgtgttttatatatttattatgcacGTGATACAAAGTCATACAAAAAAACTATGCAAAACTTtcacatagatatttaaatttacatatattttgtatcatatacatatatattacattagaaaaaataaataaacattgtcttaaatatttgtatgcatgtgtgtatttatatacacaaaataaataaacactgtgcGCACACATACATCACATTAAAAACGTGGATTATGACCGTGATTAATCTTTGACCAGcactaatacatatatatatatgtacatattttgaTTTTGTATGCTATACATACACATCATTTTTGCACAGTGAATGCACATGCATTAtgcaaatacaaactttaatttgGATGTGATTAACCCTTTGACATCCCTCATTTTAACACATCGGTGAACACAAATGAGGCTGCAGCTTCTGAACTATGAAGGAAACTCACAGCGGATGTCAGCGTAGAGGTGGCTGACAGTGAAGCGGTCTTTTCCCTCAGGTCCCCAGGCGATCCTCTCAGCCATAAGGTACAGTGTCCCGTCCTGTTTCCTCTGACGTACCCTTTTCACCACCAACAACACCTCCTCGGACAGAGACGCCATGACtgcagagagaaagaaaagaaatcagattcGTGTTCACATTAACAATGACAATAGATTCCGAATAAGACATTAAATCAGATACTGGACAGACATTGAATCTGATCATGctctaaattttttattattattaataaattcagATCAGATGGGACTGATTCCTATTAAAACAtgatatgaaattaaattataaatatgaaCAGATATTAAATCAAGTCACTCTTAAAAAAAAGAATCAGATTCAGATCAATACAATAAAACTCAACACATCAGAACGGATATCACATTCAGACAAGAAAAAAACTGATTCAgattaaaactaaatattgaatCTAATTCTGAATCAGAACAGAtattacattggatcaaactcaGAAAACTGAATTCAATTCAGATAGGACAGATTCAGATTAAAACATGATATGAAACCGGATTATAAATGTGAACAGATATTAAATCAGTATATTCCTGAACAAAATAAAtcacattcagaaaaaaatagattcacatttaaattaaatattaaatctgATTCTGAATCAGAACAGATGCTATATCAGATCAGGAAAAAATCTGATTCAGACTATAAATAAATTGATTCAGAGTAAAACTTAATACATCAGATCAGAAAAAAATGATTCAGAttcaaactaaatattaaatcTGATTCTGAATCAAAACAGATATAGAATCAGATCATGCTGATAAAAAAAGTAATTCAATTCAGATTAGATAGGACAGATTTAGATTAAAACATGATATGAAACTGGATTATAAATTAGAGCAGATATTAActtaaaaatgaaatcaaatttaGATCAGAATGTGATATTACAGATTTAGATTAAAGATCCGATTGGGAAAAAAAGATTCAGAGTAAAACCCAACATTATGCCTGATTCTGAATCAGGACAGATATTAAGTCAAATTAGACTCAGAAaaaattttaatctgattcagacCAGAAAAAATGGAATCAGATCACGctcagaaataaataataatcaaattcagataaaaactttataaaacccATTTAGAAATTTGAACAGATGTGAAACCAGGTCACTTAtaagaataaatgaaataataaattaaatctgatttaacTTCTGTtcttcaaaaactattttttaaatattgcattttaatctGAATCATCTTTCTGAATCAGATCAGACTTAGAAAAAGTTGATTCAGATCAGATTTGAGAGATTTAGATTAAAAAGCAATATTAAATTTGATTATgaagaagaacaaatattaaatCAGATTACACAGAAAATTATATCAGATTCAGACACATTAAACATGACAAATTTAGATAAAAACTCACTATTATAGATTCTGAATGAGAATAAAAGACATTTAAGCAGATATGatgacttaacaagcagattgtgactacaaatcaaataaaatcagatTCAGAAATTATTTGATAGATTTATATTAAGCCACAttagtattgtttttattcatacCTGATATTACATCAGATATTACAACAGGTTCCGTTCAGATTAGATTCAGACATGTAAATTTGATAATAAATACCCAGTAATTAATTTTAGAATCAGATTCAGACCAGAAATAAAActcaaaatgacaaaatatacagATAAGTACGGGACATGAACCAGACATAACAGATTAGGATTCAAATTCAACATTAAATCAGATTAATGTAAGAAATGAAATCACATTTCACAAGTTCAGATAAGACGGATTAATTCAGATCTATCAGATTCAGATCAGAAACTAGCTAAGACTAGCACTACCCTAGCACACATCACGCACTCCCCTCAAAACCTTTATCAAAGTAAATTAACAAACGCAAAATCTCAGCACACTTGAAAAAGAGATAGCAAACAAACGTTTTATACAGTAAGAGACATCTTTAACACATTTTGAACACATTTAAGTGAGATTAATCTGAAGTGTGCACCTGTAAACTGAACTCATGCTCGCAGCCGGTGACTTTAAACCACTTTATTATTTCTACACAATAAACGCTCACCTGGCGCTCCAAAGCTGCTGAAGCCGAAGCCTCAATATTGATCTCGTGGTAAGCGAAGTGAAATCAGtgtaaatgtcagtttttgtgttttatttacagtGGTTACGGACGCCGTTATTGACAGCAGCCCTCAGATCCGCCATAGAAACAAAGTGAAGCAGGAAACGCGACGCGCTTCCTTCTAATGGCTTCAGAGCAGatgtcaaaattaaagttttaaataaggtaaataatataatataatataatataatataatataatataatataatataatataatataatataatataatataatataatataatataaaagtatgATTAATtctatgtcattattattatcgattgtattttatttctaaacgtatttcatttacacttttattttgacagcaGACATCGGTTTGGCTTCCTCACAACTTTTCGTGCACAAAAGCAACTGACAGTTCTTTGTGTTGACCAAAGTAAGTCAATGAGTTGGTTTGGCTTTGGGTTTAATGGTTTTGGTCAGATCAGTCGGGCAGATGTGAGCGGACAGGTGAAGTGTAAAGTGAACTCACCTGTGCTGATATCAGATGATGAGTGTAAATCAGGTGTGAACAGATCAGACCGCAGAATCAGAGCCTGCTGGAGCTCCAGAGCTGATCTTCAGCAAACACAATGTAAGTCAAACACAAGGGGCAAACCTATTTTCTctgacagatgttttttttttttttttttttttttttttttacttagtttttatataatataatttacacAAACTACATCTAATCTGTAATACagttgtttacactaatatgtctatatttataaataatgtatgatggtaaatcatactaaacctTTACTAATTTAGGACCGTTAGGATTACcttaatgatttacatttgctaaatgccagaataatgagagaatttgttttgcattttgtttttttgagattttttttaattaatttctagacagtcaaaagtttacacacatttccttggtatttttttttatctttgcttttaaactataaCTGGTCaagtgttttgggtctccttccacaagcttctcacagtagttagcaggaattttggcccattcctcctgacagaattggtgtaactgagtgagatttgttggctgtctcgctcgcacaagcttttcaactctgcccacaaattttctataggattgagttcagggctttgtgatggccactccaaaacattcactctgttgtccttaaagcacatttgaactaatttggcagtatgcttagggtcatggtctgtttgaaagacccatttgtggccaagtttgaatttcctggctgatgtcttgagatgttgcttcagtatttctacataatgttgtttcttcatgatgccatctatgctgtgaagtggaccagtcccctctgcagcaaaacagccccacaacatgatgctgccgcccccatgcttcacagttgggatggtgttcctaggcttgtgcgctttcccctttgtcctccaaatgtaacactggtcattatggccaaacagttcaatcttagctccatcagagcagaggacatgtctccaaacattagtcttttcccagtgtaatttagctaattgtaatctggcttttgttgttgattctggcttgttgattttcccatgtcgtcacacaaggaagcagtgtgtttgagcttttccttcaatactattctacagttgtgcctccaataaactcaaatgttgtcaattagccaatcagaaacttccaaaaccttgataccatcatctgagctttttcagaggcagaataatctgattgtgtgtaaacttgactttcaagaaaagttataacaatttctcaaacaatctctctttatgtgcctttttatagtgcatgtaaacttctgctCTCAACTGTACTGTAATTTTTGTGgactttttattttactatattatataaattgtgtATATAATTCAAACGTCTAGTTTACAAAATTGCAATATAATTTAAGTAATCCAACAATGTGACCACAAAAAAAACTTGTCaactttttgtaaaatgttttttaaactccacgtgtgtatatatatatatatatatatatatatatatatatatatatatatatatatatatatatatatatatatatatatatattatatttatttatatatatatatatttatattatatatttatttatatatatatatatatatatatatatatatattatatatttatttatatatatatttatttatattatatatttatttatatatatatatatatatatttatttatatatttatatatatatatatttttttttatttatatggcaaagataaaataaatcagagaagttattaaaactattatgattagaaatgtgttgaaaacataatctctccattaaacagaatttggggaaataaattaacaggggggctaataattctgacttcaactgtatatatacacacagacacatatatttataaatataaacacagaaataaataaataaataaatatgctgttGTTTGTGTTTCAGCTGGCAGTGGTGTATATTTgtcagggtgtgtgtgtggaccGTCAGCTCAGGTGTGTGTGAGTCAGGGCTGCACAGACGCTCTCATCAGCGAAACACACCTGACGCTCAGCTTCACAGACAGAGTGGAATTATGGGAAATAAAACCGCAGCAAAACCAGCTGGTGTGGAAGAGGGAGCACGAGCTCTCAGGTaaaactgctgatatactggTGTCTGTTATTGCTGTGAGAATTCTGTGTGTTTTATctaaatcagaaagagctttattgccaggtatgttcacataGTATgctgttaaataagtgtatatgtgtatagcaAGTAGTCACAATTTccatcaagtgttcatgagatggattgcctaaGGGGAAGAAACTGTTTGTGTATTAGGGTGCTCTGAAGCGTCGACTAGAAGGTAAcagttcaaagaggcagtgtgctgggtgtgaggggtccagaggGATTTTGGCAGCCTTTCTGCTCGCTCTGGATAAGCAGAGTTCTTTGAGTGTAGGGAAGGTTGTACCAGTGATTTGCTCAGCAGTCCAAACTAATCAATGTAGTCTTCAGAGGTCAGATTTGGTAGTTGAGCTAAACCAAACAGTTATTGAAGAAATGGTGGTGATGATATTGAGTGTTTCAGCAGAACACACTGCCGCTCTGCCGCTGGTGTCCGGCGGCTTCGTCCAACACAAACCTCCTTTCTTCCATCCTCTGAAACTGTGTGCTGTGAGTCTAGTGTTGGGATCTGAACATGCGCTGCTGCTGACTGCAGACGGGACGCTCTATTCATGGGGGTCCGGAAGGTACTAGGAAAACTTTACATGGTTTTAACAGTGAAGAATCCTTCTGAAGTGATGATTCTCATGttgataatatatttaataattgactattataatatattactgtaaaatgcTGTCTTGTCATCTAATGaacattaaactattaaaatgaacGAAAAAGTAATTGAATTAAAGCTAAATTGattgaataaagtgactaaagcTATGAATAATCAATTATAATAACTGTAATAGATATTATTATAGTATGTTCTGTTTCTGCAGTCATGTCTGTGCTCTCGGAAAACCGTATATAACGATTTTAAAAGAACTTTAAGGCTGTGAAAACACTTGCCGGTATTTGTTTGTTATTACCAGAGTGTCTGAGGCACGTGCTGTATATGCTCCGCCCTCCATTGAATGGGGGAGGGGAGCAGcggcagctcatttgcatttaaagagatgtACCCAAGAAAAGCCTGCTTTTTCCTCTCATTCCTTCtcattatagaccattttgagagatgtaaaccATAACAATAGTCctaatgcatttcctgttttccATTTTTCATTCCCATCGCTCCCGAGAATCCTAAAACAtccacatattgataatgttATAACGGCTGTTTTACCGCTGGGATATGATTATATTGCCTCTTGTTAGAGTTAttaatagtttgacaacaagcaggaaatgctcATGGACCAATAACATCCACCACATTAAAAAGGTCTACATAATAATCTAACAACCAGCATATAtaaaggctccgccctcttctggaaTGGGGCGGGAACAGTTATTAATTTaatgtagactttttttttttctttttctttttttgctgaaaatatttttttttaaacagtcatgGTCAGCTGGGTCATGGCGCTCTGACTTCACTGGAGGATCCGCAGGCGGTGGAGGCGCTGTGGGGCGTCCCGATCAAAGCAGTGGCTGCTGGGAACTGGCACTCGGCTGCCGTCAGCTGTAAGATTTTTCCTCAAACACCCATATAAAATGTAGACGTTTGCTTGCTCATACTGagtgaaatgtgtgtgtttagCCGGTGGAGATCTGTATATGTGGGGATGGAATGAGAGCGGGCAGCTCGGACTGCCATCTAGAGGCCTGGAGGAGGAAAAGCGCAGAGGAAACGGCAGTGGTAAAAGAACCATATGCACTAAAAAATGTTGACAATTGTTAAAAGTTGATGCAAGTtttaaggtaaggtaaggtaaaactttattgtcccagttagggaaatttgtcttgggctcTTACCCCCAGCTGCAGTCATCACAACATGGACAAAACAATGCaacatacaaaacacaaataGATAGTTCAATGAAAGTTACAAGCCTCATTCCataaacacatatatatgcaAACTAAATACTCTCAATCTAATCTAAGCCACCACTATTATTTAATAGCTTAATGCTTGTaggataaaaataatttttatatctgtttaatcTACAGTAAGGTACTCTGAATCTTTTCCCCGAGGGTAACAACTCAT
The DNA window shown above is from Danio rerio strain Tuebingen ecotype United States chromosome 25, GRCz12tu, whole genome shotgun sequence and carries:
- the gtf2h1 gene encoding general transcription factor IIH subunit 1 (The RefSeq protein has 1 substitution compared to this genomic sequence) codes for the protein MASLSEEVLLVVKRVRQRKQDGTLYLMAERIAWGPEGKDRFTVSHLYADIRCQKISPDGKAKIQLQLVLHTGENTTFHFANESTALKDREAAKELLQQLLPKFKKKANKELEEKNRMLQEDPVLFQLYKDLVVSQVISAEEFWANRMSLNSVDHSPSSNNVQEVGISAAFLADIRPQTDGCNGLRYNLTSDIIESIFRTYPTVKQKYAENVPHNMTEKEFWTRFFQSHYFHRDRINTGQQDIFSECAKQDEKGLKSMVTQGVKNPMVDLLALEDKTLDEGYGTAAAPPASNTANKTLRENSNSAIIKRFNHHSAMVLAAGLRKAEAPSDQASETSSTDGNSRDSDFFQPPLKKVKLQEAIEYDDLQNDSGRKTIALNLKKSDRYAHGPVPLQSQHYSTSQDIINSISIIQHEMRSYKPQLTQVMSSSAASSAISALSPGGVLMQSAGQQTIHQLVPADVQSELKHLYTAAGELLRHFWSCFPVNTPFLEEKVLKMKSNLERFQVTKLRPFQEKIQRQYLSTNLTGHLEEMFQAAYSKFQAWQTRRMMRKT
- the rccd1 gene encoding RCC1 domain-containing protein 1 isoform X2, giving the protein MSWFGFGFNGFGQISRADVSGQVKCKVNSPVLISDDECKSGVNRSDRRIRACWSSRADLQQTQSGSGVYLSGCVCGPSAQVCVSQGCTDALISETHLTLSFTDRVELWEIKPQQNQLVWKREHELSEHTAALPLVSGGFVQHKPPFFHPLKLCAVSLVLGSEHALLLTADGTLYSWGSGSHGQLGHGALTSLEDPQAVEALWGVPIKAVAAGNWHSAAVSSGGDLYMWGWNESGQLGLPSRGLEEEKRRGNGSGNDDQPMNTDEKSQTDVFISIQAFPALVDIANMSEISRISCGSRHTAAVTSAGDLYTWGWGQYGQLGHGTEHSTDEPTPVDYFSSHSLSVKDVVCGSWNTFVSVVPKETSSVLTETHPGLLN
- the rccd1 gene encoding RCC1 domain-containing protein 1 isoform X1, yielding MSWFGFGFNGFGQISRADVSGQVKCKVNSPVLISDDECKSGVNRSDRRIRACWSSRADLQQTQSGSGVYLSGCVCGPSAQVCVSQGCTDALISETHLTLSFTDRVELWEIKPQQNQLVWKREHELSAEHTAALPLVSGGFVQHKPPFFHPLKLCAVSLVLGSEHALLLTADGTLYSWGSGSHGQLGHGALTSLEDPQAVEALWGVPIKAVAAGNWHSAAVSSGGDLYMWGWNESGQLGLPSRGLEEEKRRGNGSGNDDQPMNTDEKSQTDVFISIQAFPALVDIANMSEISRISCGSRHTAAVTSAGDLYTWGWGQYGQLGHGTEHSTDEPTPVDYFSSHSLSVKDVVCGSWNTFVSVVPKETSSVLTETHPGLLN